The Mangifera indica cultivar Alphonso chromosome 8, CATAS_Mindica_2.1, whole genome shotgun sequence genome has a window encoding:
- the LOC123223504 gene encoding tricin synthase 1-like isoform X2 gives MASSLAVNRFAFVLRNTEKRVAKFHSSLSASCRASKFNNVWTRNCSVSYPDTVIVANDEKYGNKQIISITPHLYDYILQNVREPQVLRQLREETASMRGSQMQVSPDQAQLLAMLVQILGAKRCIEVGVYTGYSSLAIALVLPESGCLVACERDARSLEVAKKYYELAGVSHKVNVKHGLAADALKSLILSGEASSYDFAFVDAEKRMYQEYYELLLQLVRVGGVIVIDNVLWHGKVADPMVKDNKTVSIRKFNKSLMEDKRVSISMVPIGDGMTICRKL, from the exons ATGGCGAGCAGCTTGGCGGTGAATCGTTTTGCTTTCGTTTTACGGAACACGGAAAAAAGAGTTGCGAAATTTCACTCCTCCTTGTCCGCAAGTTGTAGAGCTTCCAAGTTTAATAATGTTTGGACAAGAAATTGCTCCGTTTCTTATCCCGATACAGTCATCGTTGCCAATGACGAAAAGTACGGTAACAAACAGATTATCAGTATCACTCCTCATCTTTACGACTACATCCTCCAAAATGTTCGCGAGCCTCAG GTTCTACGGCAACTTCGTGAGGAAACAGCTAGCATGCGCGGTAGCCAGATGCAG GTGTCTCCCGATCAAGCACAACTGCTTGCTATGCTTGTTCAAATTCTTGGGGCAAAACGCTGTATAGAAGTCGGTGTTTATACT gGATACTCATCATTGGCTATTGCATTAGTTCTACCTGAATCAGGTTGTTTGGTGGCCTGTGAAAGAGATGCTAGATCTCTTGAAGTTGCCAAAAAGTATTATGAGCTAGCGGGTGTTTCACACAAg GTAAACGTTAAACATGGACTGGCTGCCGATGCCCTGAAATCTCTGATTCTGAGTGGTGAAGCTTCCAG CTATGATTTTGCATTTGTTGATGCTGAAAAGAGAATGTATCAGGAATACTATGAATTATTACTACAGCTG GTTAGAGTTGGAGGAGTCATCGTGATTGATAATGTCCTCTGGCATGGAAAAGTTGCTGATCCTATG GTAAAAGATAATAAGACTGTCAGCATTAGGAAGTTCAATAAAAGTCTAATGGAGGACAAGCGTGTGAGCATCAGTATG GTACCCATTGGAGATGGCATGACAATCTGCCGGAAACTTTGA
- the LOC123223504 gene encoding tricin synthase 1-like isoform X1, which translates to MASSLAVNRFAFVLRNTEKRVAKFHSSLSASCRASKFNNVWTRNCSVSYPDTVIVANDEKYGNKQIISITPHLYDYILQNVREPQVLRQLREETASMRGSQMQVSPDQAQLLAMLVQILGAKRCIEVGVYTGYSSLAIALVLPESGCLVACERDARSLEVAKKYYELAGVSHKVNVKHGLAADALKSLILSGEASSYDFAFVDAEKRMYQEYYELLLQLVRVGGVIVIDNVLWHGKVADPMQVKDNKTVSIRKFNKSLMEDKRVSISMVPIGDGMTICRKL; encoded by the exons ATGGCGAGCAGCTTGGCGGTGAATCGTTTTGCTTTCGTTTTACGGAACACGGAAAAAAGAGTTGCGAAATTTCACTCCTCCTTGTCCGCAAGTTGTAGAGCTTCCAAGTTTAATAATGTTTGGACAAGAAATTGCTCCGTTTCTTATCCCGATACAGTCATCGTTGCCAATGACGAAAAGTACGGTAACAAACAGATTATCAGTATCACTCCTCATCTTTACGACTACATCCTCCAAAATGTTCGCGAGCCTCAG GTTCTACGGCAACTTCGTGAGGAAACAGCTAGCATGCGCGGTAGCCAGATGCAG GTGTCTCCCGATCAAGCACAACTGCTTGCTATGCTTGTTCAAATTCTTGGGGCAAAACGCTGTATAGAAGTCGGTGTTTATACT gGATACTCATCATTGGCTATTGCATTAGTTCTACCTGAATCAGGTTGTTTGGTGGCCTGTGAAAGAGATGCTAGATCTCTTGAAGTTGCCAAAAAGTATTATGAGCTAGCGGGTGTTTCACACAAg GTAAACGTTAAACATGGACTGGCTGCCGATGCCCTGAAATCTCTGATTCTGAGTGGTGAAGCTTCCAG CTATGATTTTGCATTTGTTGATGCTGAAAAGAGAATGTATCAGGAATACTATGAATTATTACTACAGCTG GTTAGAGTTGGAGGAGTCATCGTGATTGATAATGTCCTCTGGCATGGAAAAGTTGCTGATCCTATG CAGGTAAAAGATAATAAGACTGTCAGCATTAGGAAGTTCAATAAAAGTCTAATGGAGGACAAGCGTGTGAGCATCAGTATG GTACCCATTGGAGATGGCATGACAATCTGCCGGAAACTTTGA
- the LOC123223503 gene encoding probable plastid-lipid-associated protein 10, chloroplastic isoform X2: MALAFASSLRVAAGKGPLCNIKPFNSNLTATIKLPTQSKFSCSATLTTDRTQASEFDLENKKHSLLNTIQDTQRGLVATSDKRSEIEEALVSVEGYNMGEPINLEELDGTWRLQYTSAPDVLILLEAAARLPFFQVGQIFQKFECRDKSDGGVIRNVVRWSVPTLLEEQEGATLVVSAKFNVVSVRNIYLQFEEISVQDINISEALQAIIAPAILPRSFLSLQILQFLRSFKAQIPVTNPNPGRRSVGGLYYLSYLDRNMLLGRAVGGGGIFIFTKSQPLHL, translated from the exons ATGGCCCTTGCATTTGCTTCTTCATTGCGCGTTGCTGCTGGAAAGGGACCCCTTTGCAACATAAAGCCTTTTAATTCCAACCTAACTGCTACCATAAAATTGCCTACTCAGAGCAAGTTTTCATGTTCTGCAACTCTGACTACCGACAGAACTCAG GCATCTGAGTTTGATTTAGAGAACAAAAAACATAGTCTGTTGAACACTATTCAGGACACTCAACGAGGCCTGGTTGCAACTTCTGACAAACGCTCTGAAATTGAAGAGGCTCTG GTGAGTGTGGAGGGATACAACATGGGTGAGCCAATTAATCTTGAAGAGTTGGATGGAACATGGCGCCTGCAGTATACTTCTGCTCCTGACGTACTAATTCTTCTAGAAGCTGCTGCAAGACTTCCCTTCTTTCAG GTTGGGCAGATCTTCCAGAAATTCGAATGTCGGGATAAATCTGATGGAGGGGTCATCCGTAATGTTGTTCGCTGGAGTGTTCCAACATTGTTAGAG GAACAAGAAGGTGCTACTCTGGTTGTTTCTGCAAAGTTTAATGTTGTTTCTGTTCGTAATATCTACCTTCAGTTTGAAGAG ATTTCTGTTCAAGATATAAACATCAGTGAAGCGCTGCAAGCTATAATAGCTCCAGCAATACTGCCACGGTCATTTTTAAGTTTACAG ATATTGCAATTTCTGCGCTCATTTAAAGCtcaaattcctgtaacaaaccCAAATCCGGGCAg GCGATCAGTTGGAGGACTATATTACCTTTCCTACTTGGATAGAAATATGCTTTTAGGTCGTGCAGTTGGAGGTGgaggaatatttatttttaccaaATCTCAACCTCTTCACTTGTAA
- the LOC123223503 gene encoding probable plastid-lipid-associated protein 10, chloroplastic isoform X1, producing MALAFASSLRVAAGKGPLCNIKPFNSNLTATIKLPTQSKFSCSATLTTDRTQGFQASEFDLENKKHSLLNTIQDTQRGLVATSDKRSEIEEALVSVEGYNMGEPINLEELDGTWRLQYTSAPDVLILLEAAARLPFFQVGQIFQKFECRDKSDGGVIRNVVRWSVPTLLEEQEGATLVVSAKFNVVSVRNIYLQFEEISVQDINISEALQAIIAPAILPRSFLSLQILQFLRSFKAQIPVTNPNPGRRSVGGLYYLSYLDRNMLLGRAVGGGGIFIFTKSQPLHL from the exons ATGGCCCTTGCATTTGCTTCTTCATTGCGCGTTGCTGCTGGAAAGGGACCCCTTTGCAACATAAAGCCTTTTAATTCCAACCTAACTGCTACCATAAAATTGCCTACTCAGAGCAAGTTTTCATGTTCTGCAACTCTGACTACCGACAGAACTCAG GGTTTTCAGGCATCTGAGTTTGATTTAGAGAACAAAAAACATAGTCTGTTGAACACTATTCAGGACACTCAACGAGGCCTGGTTGCAACTTCTGACAAACGCTCTGAAATTGAAGAGGCTCTG GTGAGTGTGGAGGGATACAACATGGGTGAGCCAATTAATCTTGAAGAGTTGGATGGAACATGGCGCCTGCAGTATACTTCTGCTCCTGACGTACTAATTCTTCTAGAAGCTGCTGCAAGACTTCCCTTCTTTCAG GTTGGGCAGATCTTCCAGAAATTCGAATGTCGGGATAAATCTGATGGAGGGGTCATCCGTAATGTTGTTCGCTGGAGTGTTCCAACATTGTTAGAG GAACAAGAAGGTGCTACTCTGGTTGTTTCTGCAAAGTTTAATGTTGTTTCTGTTCGTAATATCTACCTTCAGTTTGAAGAG ATTTCTGTTCAAGATATAAACATCAGTGAAGCGCTGCAAGCTATAATAGCTCCAGCAATACTGCCACGGTCATTTTTAAGTTTACAG ATATTGCAATTTCTGCGCTCATTTAAAGCtcaaattcctgtaacaaaccCAAATCCGGGCAg GCGATCAGTTGGAGGACTATATTACCTTTCCTACTTGGATAGAAATATGCTTTTAGGTCGTGCAGTTGGAGGTGgaggaatatttatttttaccaaATCTCAACCTCTTCACTTGTAA
- the LOC123223502 gene encoding uncharacterized protein LOC123223502, which yields MKVEKSRVPDVDSEDDNELAEVGCELGMVEGQLCNIPYELYDLPDLREILSMETWNSCLTEEERFFLSAYLPAVDQQTFWLTMKELLGGSDMCFGNPVDIFFKRLKGGFYPRKVASFRECLQFMQRTMYYHSLRSYHDKMVEMFKDMSRQWNQCDMSIGVQERIHTWKTRRKHVSNNLLDLNTVPDDSDLLGDETSSVTPVHHLSKKMKLLSSSPANNIFPSLSAERMKFVTPNCNAKGFLKLKASHESSLQNHNPKLTAVDMSENYRSEPKGLLKVVPRVPSIAPEHSKVMQRQLQSIMLGSGKTLVDGKVSCLPASVFFREAHALGEFPFLQQKVGDGEVQRTGKEPWCVLNQQESAIGISRYSESSTSTRMVTREMNPSSEDAVDLGDQTLSKSNVGRRVNVESESLMDTMGAKRYYFCGTGSKGIPDSPLTNFPFNIQCYEGMCHWQIKPMQQKHKTVNPSFPTVVPRTSNVVISNQETEVSPSSDQIKGQIDVRVRSSEKLFGKPIVSEGLKNEPVFPLTYKRRKSQVKHNSFNFGKPLTAGADLNSASSK from the coding sequence ATGAAGGTGGAAAAGAGCAGAGTCCCGGATGTGGACTCAGAGGATGATAATGAGCTGGCAGAAGTGGGTTGTGAGCTTGGCATGGTGGAAGGGCAGCTGTGCAATATACCATATGAGCTTTATGATTTGCCAGATTTAAGGGAAATATTATCTATGGAGACATGGAATTCATGTTTAACAGAGGAAGAAAGGTTCTTTCTCTCAGCATACCTTCCAGCTGTGGACCAGCAGACTTTTTGGTTGACCATGAAGGAGCTTCTTGGTGGTAGTGATATGTGTTTTGGCAATCCTGTAGATATATTTTTCAAGAGATTGAAAGGTGGATTCTATCCTAGGAAGGTGGCTTCCTTCAGAGAATGTTTGCAATTTATGCAGAGGACAATGTATTATCATTCTTTAAGATCTTACCATGACAAAATGGTGGAAATGTTCAAAGACATGAGCAGGCAATGGAATCAATGTGACATGAGCATTGGTGTTCAGGAAAGAATTCATACATGGAAGACTAGGAGAAAACATGTGAGCAACAATTTGCTTGATCTGAATACAGTTCCTGATGATAGTGACTTGTTAGGTGATGAGACTAGCAGTGTTACACCTGTGCACCATTTGTCGAAGAAAATGAAGCTTTTAAGTAGTAGCCCAGCTAACAATATCTTTCCCTCTCTATCTGCTGAAAGGATGAAATTTGTTACTCCAAATTGCAATGCAAAGGGGTTTCTCAAGTTAAAGGCATCTCATGAAAGTTCACTACAAAATCACAATCCAAAATTAACTGCTGTGGACATGTCTGAAAATTATAGATCTGAGCCGAAAGGTCTGCTGAAAGTAGTACCAAGGGTTCCTTCCATCGCACCAGAACATTCAAAAGTGATGCAGAGGCAACTACAATCAATCATGCTGGGCAGTGGCAAAACTTTGGTTGATGGCAAAGTATCTTGCTTACCAGCATCTGTATTCTTCAGGGAGGCACATGCTCTAGGTGAATTCCCTTTTCTACAACAGAAAGTTGGTGATGGTGAAGTTCAGAGGACTGGGAAGGAGCCTTGGTGTGTACTGAATCAGCAAGAAAGTGCCATAGGAATCAGTAGATATTCAGAGAGTTCTACTTCAACAAGAATGGTAACGAGGGAAATGAATCCATCATCAGAAGATGCTGTTGATTTAGGAGATCAGACACTATCCAAAAGCAATGTGGGAAGGCGTGTTAATGTCGAATCTGAGTCATTAATGGATACAATGGGTGCAAAGAGGTATTATTTTTGTGGAACAGGAAGTAAAGGAATTCCTGATAGTCCTTTGACAAATTTTCCATTTAACATTCAGTGCTATGAAGGAATGTGCCACTGGCAGATAAAACCAATGcaacaaaagcataaaactgTCAATCCAAGCTTTCCAACCGTGGTCCCAAGAACTTCCAATGTAGTAATCAGTAATCAGGAAACAGAAGTGTCGCCTTCTTCAGATCAAATTAAGGGCCAGATTGATGTGAGGGTCAGAAGTTCGGAGAAACTCTTTGGTAAACCCATTGTTTCAGAGGGGCTTAAAAATGAACCTGTGTTTCCATTGACATACAAGCGAAGGAAGTCTCAAGTTAAACATAACTCATTTAATTTTGGGAAGCCACTAACAGCAGGAGCTGATTTAAACTCTGCAAGCTCAAAATAG
- the LOC123222857 gene encoding LOW QUALITY PROTEIN: GEM-like protein 2 (The sequence of the model RefSeq protein was modified relative to this genomic sequence to represent the inferred CDS: inserted 1 base in 1 codon), producing the protein MSICRSFHHASDRRPIGTIRKALNRCGKRVEDATRKVEALADHVWNHLKVSPKPSDVAMAKPAQGTKVLTEGEHEKVFQQEFQILPGEKLLKTYACYVSTPTGPVIGTLYISTKRMAFCSDYPLCYYSSSGXQEWMYYKMLVDLDKLRTVNPSANRLNPSEKYIHIVTRDGYDFWLMGFIFYNKALKTLTEALQHNLGCSGGNGII; encoded by the exons ATGTCCATCTGTCGTTCTTTTCATCACGCGTCTGATAGGA GGCCGATCGGTACAATCCGCAAGGCGTTGAACAGGTGCGGGAAAAGGGTTGAAGATGCCACAAGAAAAGTAGAGGCCCTTGCTGATCACGTCTGGAATCACC TCAAGGTCAGTCCTAAGCCCAGTGATGTAGCAATGGCAAAGCCTGCTCAAGGGACAAAAGTGCTAACAGAAGGAGAGCATGAGAAGGTGTTCCAGCAAGAGTTTCAAATATTGCCAGGAGAGAAGCTCTTAAAGACGTATGCTTGCTATGTATCAACTCCCACTGGACCAGTGATTGGCACGCTTTATATTTCAACTAAAAGAATGGCGTTTTGCAGTGATTATCCTCTCTGTTATTATTCTTCCTCAG AGCAGGAGTGGATGTATTACAAG ATGTTGGTGGATCTTGATAAGTTGAGAACAGTGAATCCTTCTGCAAACAGATTGAACCCTTCTGAGAAGTATATCCATATTGTCACCAGAGATGGTTATGACTTCTGGCTTATGGGATTCATATTTTACAACAAGGCACTCAAGACTTTAACTGAAGCTTTGCAGCACAACCTTGGCTGTTCTGGTGGAAACGGAATCATATAA
- the LOC123222402 gene encoding cathepsin B-like protease 2, which yields MASSHLFSSTLLLLLVVVSAQAFVERTVHQLKLNSHILQDSIIKQVNENPKAGWEAARNPRFSNFTVGEFKYLLGAKPTPKKELLSIPVVAHCKSLKLPKTFDARTTWSQCSSIGRILDQGHCGSCWAFGAVESLSDRFCIHFGMNISLSVNDLLACCGFLCGGGCNGGYPIYAWRYLVHRGVVTEECDPYFDDIGCSHPGCEPAYPTPKCVKKCVNKNQLWNDSKRYSVSAYRISSNPHDIMAEIYKNGPVEVSFTVYEDFAHYKSGVYKHITGDVMGGHAVKLIGWGTSDDGEDYWLLANQWNRGWGDDGYFKIKRGTNECGIEEDVVAGLPSSKNLVREVVSMEDTLEDAAV from the exons ATGGCCTCTTCTCACCTTTTTTCCTCTACCCTGTTGTTGCTTCTTGTAGTCGTCTCTGCCCAG GCTTTTGTAGAGAGAACAGTTCACCAGCTCAAGCTTAACTCTCACATTCTTCAG GATTCGATCATCAAGCAAGTAAATGAAAATCCCAAGGCAGGATGGGAAGCTGCTAGAAATCCTAGATTTTCCAATTTTACC GTTGGTGAGTTTAAGTACCTTCTTGGAGCCAAACCAACACCCAAAAAGGAACTTTTGAGTATTCCTGTCGTAGCTCATTGCAAATCGTTAAAATTGCCAAAGACCTTCGATGCAAGAACCACATGGTCACAATGTAGCAGCATTGGAAGAATCCTAG ATCAG GGTCATTGTGGCTCTTGTTGGGCTTTTGGTGCTGTTGAATCACTATCTGATCGCTTTTGCATCCATTTTGGCATG AACATATCTCTATCAGTCAATGATCTTCTAGCGTGCTGTGGCTTTTTGTGTGGAGGTGGTTGTAATGGGGGCTATCCAATTTATGCTTGGCGATACTTGGTCCACCGTGGCGTTGTCACTGAAGAG TGTGATCCATACTTTGATGATATTGGCTGTTCACACCCTGGTTGTGAGCCTGCATATCCTACGCCAAAGTGTGTGAAGAAGTGTGTCAATAAGAACCAGCTCTGGAACGACTCAAAGCGCTACAGTGTTAGTGCATATAGAATCAGCTCTAATCCACATGATATCATGGCAGAAATTTATAAGAATGGACCTGTTGAGGTTTCCTTCACAGTTTATGAG GATTTTGCTCATTACAAGTCTGGTGTTTACAAACACATAACTGGTGATGTTATGGGAGGTCATGCAGTTAAGCTAATTGGGTGGGGAACTAGTGATGATGGAGAGGATTACTGG CTTCTTGCCAATCAGTGGAATAGAGGCTGGGGCGAT GATGGTTACTTCAAGATCAAGAGAGGAACAAATGAGTGTGGCATTGAAGAGGATGTGGTTGCTGGTCTGCCGTCATCGAAAAATCTTGTGAGAGAGGTTGTCAGCATGGAGGACACTCTTGAGGATGCTGCAGTTTGA